CGTCAATATCGCTCGCCTGTTTTATCAGTGGGGGCTGAACGGCACGCTGCTGGGTGTGGTACTGGTTCACACGGTTCACGGGTTGGTGTTTGCCGTCTGGATTGCCTCGGCGGCGTTCTCGGCGGTGGGACGTGAAATGGAACAGGCGGCACGATCGATTGGTGCCGGGCCATGGCGTGCCTTTGTCGATATCACCCTGCCGCTGGCTATGCCGGGGCTGATGGCGTCCGCCATCTTTGTTTTCCTTGAGTCGCTGGATGAATTTACCGGCAGCTATTTCGTGGGGGCACCGGATGTGCAGATGATGCCGTTGCTGCTTTATACCGCTGGGGCGGGCGGTAACTACCAGATCGCTTCTATTACCGCGCTGGTGCTGCTGATCCCTTCCGTGCTGTTCATGCTGGTGGTGGAACGTTTTTTGAAAGCCGACGTAATGGCAAGGATAGGGAAATGAAGGTAGGTAAACAGGGCTACGTCAGCGCACAGGATGTGGCGCGCCGGGCTGGCGTATCGCGCTCGGCGGTATCCCGTAGCTTTACCCCCGGCGCCAGTGTGTCGGCAGCTACCTATGCCAAAGTAATGACGGCGGCGCAGGAACTGGGTTATCAGGTTAACGATCTGGCGCGTGGCCTGCTGACGAACAGCAGCCGTCTGGTTGGGTTGGTGGTGACACACCCCGAGGTTGGGTTTCGTGCCAATCTGGTTGCGGAACTGTCGCAGGCGTTAATTCAACGCGGCTCAATTCCCGTTCTCATCAATACCAGCCATGTGCGGGAAGCGATGGCGGCCGCGCGCTCCATTCTATTTGGGCATCGTGCGGAAGCGACGATTGTGCTTTCCGGCTCGCCGCCGAAAGAGTTTGTTGAGCTGGCACAGCTAAACGGTCAGCCGCTGATTGTTATTGGGCGACACGAACCGGCGTGCGATAGCGTACACATCGATAATGACACCGCAGCACGTATGGCGGCACGGCTGTTTGCTTCATCGGGCAGAACGCGTCTGGCGCTGGCGGGTGCGGCGTCGGCGACGCCCAATATCATTGAACGTGAGCAGGCATTTTGTGATGAGGCGAGAGCCTTAGGGCTGCCTGTGGCTGTAGTTCGCGGCGGTGATACGGATTATGACGATGGATTAACGGTAGGGCAGACGCTGTTTTCGCTTCCTGAAGCCGTCAGGCCAGATGCGGTGTTCTGCGTTAACGATTTAGTCGCGTTTGGTGTGATCGATCGTGCAAAGCAGTTTGGCCTGGCCGTTCCGCATGATCTCATGGTGATCGGGTTTGATGATATTCCGGCCGCAGGATGGGATGCCTATGCGCT
The genomic region above belongs to Pectobacterium colocasium and contains:
- a CDS encoding ABC transporter permease, which codes for MKNVLWWIPRMLILGTLIFLIFGPLANLLLWSVAEKWFYPHLLPNDWGFAFWKRVFSPRGVAWETLGNSVLVAVFTVLASLSLAIPAGYALARLPLPARGLILLIFLIPQAFPNLTVYVNIARLFYQWGLNGTLLGVVLVHTVHGLVFAVWIASAAFSAVGREMEQAARSIGAGPWRAFVDITLPLAMPGLMASAIFVFLESLDEFTGSYFVGAPDVQMMPLLLYTAGAGGNYQIASITALVLLIPSVLFMLVVERFLKADVMARIGK
- a CDS encoding LacI family DNA-binding transcriptional regulator translates to MKVGKQGYVSAQDVARRAGVSRSAVSRSFTPGASVSAATYAKVMTAAQELGYQVNDLARGLLTNSSRLVGLVVTHPEVGFRANLVAELSQALIQRGSIPVLINTSHVREAMAAARSILFGHRAEATIVLSGSPPKEFVELAQLNGQPLIVIGRHEPACDSVHIDNDTAARMAARLFASSGRTRLALAGAASATPNIIEREQAFCDEARALGLPVAVVRGGDTDYDDGLTVGQTLFSLPEAVRPDAVFCVNDLVAFGVIDRAKQFGLAVPHDLMVIGFDDIPAAGWDAYALTTFRQDPATMAAQALALLDRRQSQVQEPACRAKVAAPLIRRQSA